In Pochonia chlamydosporia 170 chromosome 3, whole genome shotgun sequence, the following are encoded in one genomic region:
- a CDS encoding pantothenate kinase (similar to Neosartorya fischeri NRRL 181 XP_001263732.1) has translation MTSVVDRDQAVAGADRARAQSMAEAEASMTATSTEEINNTIFRPGSVKINVKGAFIVDPDTSTPAPGSTNNSQGNGRGSPTHHETSDIRLPNHTAVVSHIAVDIGGSLIKLVYFSREVHSTDSGGRLNFQIFETDRIDDCVEFMKHLRDKQLALNGSKPGELCVMATGGGAYKFYDEIRDALGVDVLREDEMECLIIGLDFFITEIPREVFTYSETDPMHFVSPRENIYPYLLVNIGSGVSILKVDGPRSYQRVGGTSLGGGTLWGLLSLLTGASNFDEMLEQAGHGDNANVDMLVGDIYGTDYGKIGLKSTTIASSFGKVFRKKSLAEAAAAAQKDQPNHEAGPLQLGFTESDISRSLLYAVSNNIGQIAYLQSQIHNVSDIYFGGSFIRGHRQTMNTLSYGLKFWSKGEKQAYFLRHEGYLGAVGAFLKRQPKNWGRRNSLEGMEEMLELRRSSKAKESLAS, from the exons ATGACGTCTGTCGTTGACCGAGACCAGGCCGTTGCCGGTGCTGACCGAGCAAGGGCACAGTCTATGGCCGAGGCAGAAGCGTCCATGACGGCGACCTCGACTGAAGAGATTAACAATACCATCTTCAGGCCGGGTAGTGTCAAGATCAATGTCAAAGGCGCCTTTATCGTCGACCCTGATACCTCTACACCGGCACCTGGTAGCACGAACAACTCGCAGGGCAATGGGCGCGGCAGTCCTACACATCACGAGACTAGCGATATCCGATTACCAAACCACACCGCAGTAGTCAGCCACATTGCAGTTGAT ATTGGCGGATCGCTCATCAAGCTGGTGTACTTCTCCCGTGAGGTGCATTCTACCGACTCCGGTGGCCGACTCAACTTTCAAATATTCGAGACGGACCGAATCGATGATTGCGTAGAGTTTATGAAACATCTGCGCGACAAGCAATTGGCGCTCAATGGCTCCAAGCCAGGTGAGCTCTGCGTGATGGCCACGGGTGGCGGCGCATACAAATTTTATGACGAGATTCGAGATGCGCTTGGCGTTGATGTGCTCAGAGAAGACGAAATGGAATGTCTGATTATTG GTCTCGACTTTTTCATTACCGAGATCCCGCGCGAGGTTTTTACATACTCTGAGACTGATCCTATGCACTTTGTGAGCCCGAGAGAAAACATCTACCCGTATCTTTTGGTGAATATTGGTTCTGGCGTCTCCATCCTCAAGGTTGATGGACCTCGGTCTTACCAACGTGTTGGCGGCACATCACTTGGAGGCGGTACCTTGTGGGGGTTGCTGTCTTTGTTGACCGGCGCATCCAACTTTGACGAAATGTTGGAGCAGGCGGGCCACGGGGACAACGCCAACGTAGACATGCTTGTTGGGGACATCTACGGCACGGACTATGGCAAAATCGGTCTCAAGAGCACCACGATTGCCTCGTCCTTTGGCAAAGTATTCCGCAAGAAGAGTCTAGCtgaagcagcggcagcagcgcaAAAAGACCAACCGAACCACGAGGCCGGCCCTCTTCAGTTGGGATTTACGGAGAGCGACATTTCGAGATCGCTATTGTAcgccgtctccaacaacatTGGACAGATTGCGTACCTGCAATCGCAAATACACAACGTATCCGACATTTATTTTGGCGGCTCATTCATCCGCGGCCACCGACAAACAATGAACACTCTGAGCTATGGTCTGAAGTTTTGGAGCAAGGGCGAGAAGCAGGCGTATTTCTTGCGGCACGAGGGCTATCTCGGCGCCGTTGGGGCATTTTTGAAACGACAGCCCAAGAACTGGGGTCGTCGGAACAGTCTCGAGGGTATGGAGGAGATGCTCGAGCTcaggaggagcagcaagGCGAAGGAGAGCTTGGCATCGTGA
- a CDS encoding prolyl 4-hydroxylase, alpha subunit (similar to Metarhizium robertsii ARSEF 23 XP_007820052.2), whose translation MPKPKASKPSKAPPTAPPPTKVAPPDWPQFKPSLPVVDLTPELHPATSKIATIASFFPKSLCRDYVTFLKTLPLQTTPGKPKRGEAVRVNDRFQIDDAVFARRLWESTGLKEALTENEDLRHLWGGEPVGLNPNIRVYRYSKGQYFDCHYDDSNNLTLPTEPPKAVRTTWTLLLYLTSSSEGCVGGETVFYPNDQKLPSEEIAVSLETGTLLLHKHGEDCLLHEGREVKAGEKWVLRTDLCIER comes from the exons ATGCCCAAACCAAAGGCGTCGAAACCCTCAAAAGCGCCCCCAACAGCACCGCCGCCGACTAAAGTCGCACCTCCAGATTGGCCCCAATTCAAGCCGTCACTACCCGTCGTCGACCTGACACCAGAGCTTCACCCTGCAACGTCAAAGATCGCAACAATAGCATCATTCTTTCCTAAATCACTGTGCAGGGACTACGTGACGTTCCTCAAAACTCTGCCCCTACAGACGACGCCTGGAAAGCCAAAGCGCGGGGAGGCCGTTCGCGTGAATGATCGTTTTCAAATCGATGATGCAGTCTTTGCGAGGAGACTTTGGGAATCTACGGGGTTGAAGGAGGCGTTGACTGAAAATGAAGACCTCAGGCATTTATG GGGCGGTGAGCCAGTAGGCTTGAATCCAAATATACGAGTATATCGATATTCAAAGGGTCAATATTTCGACTGCCATT ATGACGATTCCAACAATTTGACGTTACCGACGGAGCCGCCCAAGGCTGTACGTACGACATGGACCCTACTCTTGTACCTCACATCTTCTTCTGAGGGCTGTGTTGGTGGAGAAACCGTCTTTTATCCTAATGATCAGAAATTGCCGTCAGAAGAAATAGCTGTATCACTGGAAACAGGCACTCTGCTTCTGCATAAACATGGCGAAGACTGCCTATTG CATGAAGGACGCGAAGTGAAGGCGGGCGAGAAATGGGTTCTCCGCACTGACTTGTGCATTGAAAGATGA
- a CDS encoding glucose n-acetyltransferase (similar to Colletotrichum gloeosporioides Nara gc5 XP_007279004.1) — MPELILRPFEVISTRKGDSTWRESLTKFHSFALTEWTQVLAFDSDSLILNSMDHYFLSPLVPIAVPRAYWLSEKDTDIAKQVLGSHVMLLEPNTVRYRKIMDEALRSGDFDMEVINSMFKDLAMILPYRRLALLTGEFRNKDHSKYLAPNQEEQWNAMGEVSRAVLVHFSDWPLPKPWKTQTKEDWDKAMPKCLADDTETDDKPACADQVMWTGFYTDYDLDKEAQCLVLYK; from the coding sequence ATGCCTGAGCTTATTCTCCGCCCCTTTGAAGTTATCTCTACAAGAAAAGGCGACTCAACTTGGCGTGAAAGTCTTACAAAGTTCCATTCCTTTGCGTTAACAGAGTGGACTCAAGTGCTCGCCTTTGACTCTGACTCTCTTATACTCAACAGCATGGATCATTATTTTCTCAGCCCATTGGTGCCAATTGCAGTCCCTCGTGCTTATTGGCTAAGTGAAAAAGATACAGACATAGCAAAGCAGGTACTCGGGTCTCATGTTATGCTTCTCGAGCCAAATACGGTCCGGTATCGCAAGATCATGGATGAAGCGCTTCGATCCGGTGACTTTGACATGGAGGTCATCAATAGCATGTTTAAAGATTTAGCTATGATCCTGCCCTATCGGAGGCTGGCTCTCTTGACTGGCGAGTTTCGCAACAAGGATCACTCGAAGTACCTCGCTCCTAATCAGGAGGAACAGTGGAATGCGATGGGTGAGGTGTCTCGCGCCGTGCTTGTGCATTTTAGTGACTGGCCATTGCCTAAGCCATGGAAAACACAGACAAAGGAGGATTGGGACAAAGCCATGCCTAAGTGTTTAGCTGACGATACGGAGACAGACGATAAACCAGCGTGTGCAGACCAAGTGATGTGGACTGGGTTTTACACGGACTATGATCTCGATAAGGAGGCTCAGTGCTTAGTTTTATACAAATAA